From a region of the Triticum aestivum cultivar Chinese Spring chromosome 7D, IWGSC CS RefSeq v2.1, whole genome shotgun sequence genome:
- the LOC123166367 gene encoding uncharacterized protein isoform X5: MRSRGFLCVASRRPDQPRPYSVQRALEGLRPCLVRPRRAGARSNRAPADFPCPRTPPSTKAYAGQPPASLPMDLSDAPEVSFPRRRSRSSPSSPPPAKVACYRVSRAQVQPI, translated from the exons ATGAGATCCCGCGGCTTCTTATGCGTCGCGTCGCGTCGCCCAGACCAGCCGCGGCCCTACTCCGTCCAGCGCGCCCTCGAGGGCCTCCGCCCCTGCCTCGTCCGCCCTCGCCGCGCCGGCGCCCGCTCGAATCGAGCACCCGCCGACTTTCCTTGCCCGCGAACACCTCCCTCTACAAAAGCATATGCCGGGCAACCCCCAGCGAGTTTGCCCATGGACCTCTCGGATGCCCCGGAGGTGAG CTTCCCGCGCCGGAGATCAAGATCGTCGCcgtcttccccaccgccggcaaaAGTTGCCTGCTACCGCGTCTCACGTGCTCAG GTACAACCCATCTAG
- the LOC123166367 gene encoding uncharacterized protein isoform X4 — protein MRSRGFLCVASRRPDQPRPYSVQRALEGLRPCLVRPRRAGARSNRAPADFPCPRTPPSTKAYAGQPPASLPMDLSDAPELPAPEIKIVAVFPTAGKSCLLPRLTCSDYGLGEPV, from the exons ATGAGATCCCGCGGCTTCTTATGCGTCGCGTCGCGTCGCCCAGACCAGCCGCGGCCCTACTCCGTCCAGCGCGCCCTCGAGGGCCTCCGCCCCTGCCTCGTCCGCCCTCGCCGCGCCGGCGCCCGCTCGAATCGAGCACCCGCCGACTTTCCTTGCCCGCGAACACCTCCCTCTACAAAAGCATATGCCGGGCAACCCCCAGCGAGTTTGCCCATGGACCTCTCGGATGCCCCGGAG CTTCCCGCGCCGGAGATCAAGATCGTCGCcgtcttccccaccgccggcaaaAGTTGCCTGCTACCGCGTCTCACGTGCTCAG
- the LOC123166367 gene encoding uncharacterized protein isoform X6, whose translation MRSRGFLCVASRRPDQPRPYSVQRALEGLRPCLVRPRRAGARSNRAPADFPCPRTPPSTKAYAGQPPASLPMDLSDAPELPAPEIKIVAVFPTAGKSCLLPRLTCSGCL comes from the exons ATGAGATCCCGCGGCTTCTTATGCGTCGCGTCGCGTCGCCCAGACCAGCCGCGGCCCTACTCCGTCCAGCGCGCCCTCGAGGGCCTCCGCCCCTGCCTCGTCCGCCCTCGCCGCGCCGGCGCCCGCTCGAATCGAGCACCCGCCGACTTTCCTTGCCCGCGAACACCTCCCTCTACAAAAGCATATGCCGGGCAACCCCCAGCGAGTTTGCCCATGGACCTCTCGGATGCCCCGGAG CTTCCCGCGCCGGAGATCAAGATCGTCGCcgtcttccccaccgccggcaaaAGTTGCCTGCTACCGCGTCTCACGTGCTCAG
- the LOC123166367 gene encoding uncharacterized protein isoform X3, with protein sequence MRSRGFLCVASRRPDQPRPYSVQRALEGLRPCLVRPRRAGARSNRAPADFPCPRTPPSTKAYAGQPPASLPMDLSDAPELPAPEIKIVAVFPTAGKSCLLPRLTCSGTTHLVFLIQKD encoded by the exons ATGAGATCCCGCGGCTTCTTATGCGTCGCGTCGCGTCGCCCAGACCAGCCGCGGCCCTACTCCGTCCAGCGCGCCCTCGAGGGCCTCCGCCCCTGCCTCGTCCGCCCTCGCCGCGCCGGCGCCCGCTCGAATCGAGCACCCGCCGACTTTCCTTGCCCGCGAACACCTCCCTCTACAAAAGCATATGCCGGGCAACCCCCAGCGAGTTTGCCCATGGACCTCTCGGATGCCCCGGAG CTTCCCGCGCCGGAGATCAAGATCGTCGCcgtcttccccaccgccggcaaaAGTTGCCTGCTACCGCGTCTCACGTGCTCAG GTACAACCCATCTAGTTTTCCTTATACAAAAGGATTAG